In Hymenobacter volaticus, the genomic window AGGTGGCCAACCATTTCTTTTCGCTGGCAATCAATGGGATAGAGGAAGTAGCCCGCGCCAACAACTACCACGTGCTGATCTACCTGACTCACGAAGACTACGAGCGTGAGGTATCGGTGGCGCGTCTGCTGGCCAGCGGCCGGGTGGAAGGCATTATGATATCGGTAGCCAGCGGCAGCCAGGACTACAGCCACCTAGATTCGTTGCAGGAAAAAGGGATTCCGCTGGTGTTTTTCGACCGGGTGCACGAGGGAATAGCTACCGCCAACGTCACGACCAACGACTACGAAAGCAGCTTTGAGGCCACTCGGCACTTACTCGATAGCGGGTGCCGGTCGGTTGCACACCTAAACCTTTCTAAGAGTTTGTCTATCGGGAAGCGTCGGCTGCAAGGCTACGTAGATGCTTTGCAAGCCAGTGGTATTCCGTTCGACGAAGAGCTTGTAGTGCACGCGCAAGCCAACAAGGTGCAGGACATTGAAACCATCCAGGAATTGCTGCTGAAGCGCCCGGACATAGACGGGTTTTTTGCCTCGGTCGAGAGCTTGGCTATGTGCTGCTACGAGGCTTGCCGCAACCTCCACCTGTCCATTCCGAACGATATCAAGGTCATTGGCTTCTCCAACCTGGAAACCGCCTCGTTGCTAGACCCGCCCCTCACCACCGTAACGCAACCTGCCTACGCAATCGGAAAAGAGGCTGCCCAAATCCTGTTCCGCGCCATCACCAAAAACGTCCCTATTGCGGCAAGTCAGAGCGTGGAGTTGAAATCCGAATTGATTGTCAGGGGCTCTACCGGTGCTTCGGT contains:
- a CDS encoding LacI family DNA-binding transcriptional regulator, producing the protein MKPVNLKRLAEELNLSVATVSRALNDRYDISQPTKDRVRELASKLNYEPNPYASGLRRQKSKTIGVVIPEVANHFFSLAINGIEEVARANNYHVLIYLTHEDYEREVSVARLLASGRVEGIMISVASGSQDYSHLDSLQEKGIPLVFFDRVHEGIATANVTTNDYESSFEATRHLLDSGCRSVAHLNLSKSLSIGKRRLQGYVDALQASGIPFDEELVVHAQANKVQDIETIQELLLKRPDIDGFFASVESLAMCCYEACRNLHLSIPNDIKVIGFSNLETASLLDPPLTTVTQPAYAIGKEAAQILFRAITKNVPIAASQSVELKSELIVRGSTGASVDVVVAKIR